The following is a genomic window from Lepidochelys kempii isolate rLepKem1 chromosome 18, rLepKem1.hap2, whole genome shotgun sequence.
CCATGGAAGAACTACTAAGCCGAGAAGCATGCTATAGgttatatttaatataatatttaaCTTGCAAGTAGGAAAGATATTTATAAAGCAATTAGCCAGCTAATATGCTAGTCCACTGAAAGATCTTACTGTGTACCTGCAGATTAGAATGGAGGAAAGGATAGATAGGAACCTTAATTCTGCCTTTTTGGAGTAGATTTAAGATTCAGATTTCATGTTAAAATTCTAAAAACACCACAAAAAGTAATTAATTTTAATGTACTCAAAAGTATGGTAGGCACTACACAGTTCTTATTTTGGCATTTGGTATACCAGACAGCTACAGCTTCCATATAAAAATTAACTGATATGAAAGCAAAGCCTTGAAGTGTTTTGATTTACATGTCAATAAATTACCATGCTAGGGCAATAACTTAATTACCTTAGATGTAAGCTTTATGTTCCATTCTCCCCATAATCTCTTGAATGTAGGGAATATGTGACTAAACACCCAAAATGTTTGATCACTTCAGGCAGTCAAAACATCACTATCACTAACAGTACAATCGTTTATATACATTAAACAAACTAATGATTCTGACTTGCAGCAGTAGTTTTAGGTGGCCTTACCTTCCATTGGTACCTGCACTGAGACGCACCCTGCTGGGGACCACAGGTACACTTTGCTATTCCCAGTACATATGGCAAGTCGAGGTTGACGTGGATCCCACTGGAACAACTGAACAGCATACAACTGCTCCAAGACTACAAACAATTTCAACTTTTGAACATCCCAGATCCAGATGGAGTTAGGAATGTTATCTGTTAGAAATGGCCAGGGAAATGGTTAGAATACTGTAAGGAACATAACACTATGTGCAATGTCATTGCAATATCTCACATTAAATGGGTTTCACTACCAGTAACCTATCTACTCTACTGCTTGCAGCATTGGTGCAGAAAAGTCTGGGCAACTAGCATTGAAGATTCATAACCTTTAACTCATTATCCCTTTAAGAAATGGTGAAAGGTGACATCACTGTGAATGTTGAATGTGTGCAGAGAGCTTGCAGTCTGAAGTACAGTACAGCAGTACCCTAGCAGTGCGCCTGAGTCCTCACTTTGGGGAAAATTGCCACTAGGACAAAAAGAGTAATTCAATCTATAGAACTTTCCTTCACCGGCTTTTCTAAAACTACATAGAGATGCCACTATTGGTGGGTTTTGTCATGTGAACATTTCTCAGCTAGGAACTGGATTAagcctcccccccagccccctaccacCAGTTTCCCaagatgttttttttcccccttttattgaTAACACAGCACCAGGAATGCTCTATCCCAATAGAGAGATCCAGATCTACCAGGGAAAAGGTTAGATGAAAAGTCCAGAACTCCCACTGTTCCTGCTAAtgcaaaaattaatattttgaaaatttctgaaaattacttttgtgcagggaggggagatggatttTAGCTAAGATTATGTATACAGTATAATGAGCTAAGGCAAATATGAAGGGAGATAATTTAGCACATGGTACTTAAAGCCAAGGCTATGAGTTCATGCAGCAATTAATAGCTGGTCCCACAGCTTAGTGGTTTATGCTAAAGGTTGAATTCCCTCTGCGTACAGTGCTAGCCTCAATCCCAACTGGGGCCTCTAGCTGCAGccagaatacaaataattcaCAATTAAGTAATTTACTTGTTTATTTATAGCAGAAGCAACAAGacctagaaaaaaacaaaagggtTTCTCCTTTAAAATATAGCCTACTAGGTACTAACCATTTTTGGTTGCCAGGAAACAGTTATCAGGACTAAATGCCAGCATTCCAATTCCTATTCTGGGATTTGCCCGATCAGCAACTGGTTTGACATACTGTAAAGAAACTGGTACCTGGGAAATGTCATCTGAAATTTGAAATACAAGCACTATAACAAGCAAGTCCATATGGACATGGCAATACTATTTCTAAAAACAGTTAACATTATCTCTGAAATGATAGGAAAATAGTAATATATTGCACTTCTGTAAGATGTTCCATCCAAAAGATCTTTACAAACTTTGTCTCAACATACCTGTCAGATAGTATTTCTCCTTTTTACAGAAGGAAAAACAGGTACACAGAAGAGTCTGAGACAAAGCTATGACTACAACCAAGATCTCCTAACTCCGACCCATGTTTTATAACATCTCACATATAGGCAAAgcagtacttgtgacaccttagaaactagtctctaaggtgccacaagtactccttttctttttgcggatacagagtaacacggctgctactctgaaatctcatATATTAACACTCATGTAAGGCAAGGGAATAATGAAGTTGAACTAGTTAATGATTGCTCAGCACTATAATAGTATATGCTGAACTTTGACACTCAAATATCAGTAGTAGTAGTAAAGAGATCAGGGACTGTTGTCTGAAAAAGTAAAGGTGTTaaattagaaatattaaaaaaattcatggTCAGAACTTGTTAGATAAAAATAATGTACCCTTGCTGATGTAGCCACCCATTTTTCCACCTGACCATACAAAAAGGCAGCATTTCTATCAGTACAGGCAGTTAGAGAGGCTTTAGGTTGTCACatcttctgaatttttttaagtgTGGAAATTCCCATTGATTGAAGCCTCCTACAATAAGAGGAGTATACTCTGCATCATCTGCAGCAGTTAATATAATTCTAGACAAGAAATATCACTGTTGCAGAGACTTAAACCAGCCAAAAATCACCCTGTTCCGAGGCACATTTTGCACAAATAAAACAACATTGGGAAGGGGCAGGTTGTCTGTCACTTCTACCCACACTGACCCCCAAAAGTTTGCCATGCCTCTCCTGGAGCCCTTCATTGCCCTTAAGATCTTCACCGTTAGCCCCATTCTGCAACCATCATCCTCTTTAGCCGAGGAAAACATGTCCTTTGAAGTCTTGCATTTAATTGAATGGGCTTCCCCTTAGCAACCCAAGGTTTGCCCCTGCCTTCAGAGGCAAAGTGAGCTATAATGTTGATTTACAAGGCTTAAATATTTTACATCACAGGTATTCTAAAGTGGTCCATTTTAGTTTGCTTACATTTACTCTGTGTGCTGAAGAGAGAGCTGGCTTGCGCTCTGGCTGGAGGGAAAGCAAGGCTCTCTGTTTCAACTCTTGGGGATTTCTCCATTTCCTTATATACAATCTACACAGAAGGAGAAGACAGTTTCACAAAAGGGCCTAGCAAGATTTGAGCCTAGTGTGTTGAGTCCTCCACATCCCATGCTCAAAATGAGCACTAAGGcacattcattttaaatgtaCAGTGTTTCTCAATGCTCTTTACTATTGTACACTGGGAGCAGGCAGATTTGGGCATGGAAATGCTaaattttgagatttttgaaaattgggcccaCAATTAGAAAAAGCAATTATGTAATTCAGAAATGGACATTGTATGGAACTACAAATAATCCAATCGTTGTCATTTGAGAGCCCATGTAAAATGAGTCACACAGAATGCACCTTCCCATCCCTTACCAACTGAAGGTAAATTTGGTAATATAACTGCAATCTTTTATACAGCAGGACATGCAATATTTCATTCCATgcctttgagaaccactgcaaacAAGCAATGTTAATGGGATAATGCTAAAAGGAAACAGTGATGAAATGCTAACAATGTGACTAAATTGGAGCTCCCAATCTAATTTTATTAGCAGGAGCTCTCTTCTTTCCAATGGAAAGGGACTGAACTATTTCATTTGATTCTCATTCTACCTCTCAAGTTTAGATTTTTATTCTTAATTCTGAATTTGAAGGATAATGGATACATTTGGGTGTTGCAGCACTTAGTCTGGCAGCCAGGTTTAATATCTAAAATGCTTGAGTCACATTGATTGGAAGAGAAAATAAAGAGCAATAATGAAGACCGCTACCACAGAACTAAAACGGTTTTCTAGCAAGGAGACATTTTACTAAAGCATATTCTGCCTGCCAGATTCCTTGATAAGCAGCAACGATAGATTtatatgaatttttttaaatttaaatctgcACACCACAAACACTGATCTTTACTATAGCATATTATGTGAGACCTGCTCCGTTCCTTCTATTGGCCGTGTAATATTATTACTACCAGTGGAGATTCTTCCTCACAAGGGCTGGGGACAGAGAGAGCCTGTGATTTTGAAGTAGAATATACAGTTATCTCCCTGCTGAGAACTGTAAAAAAAACTGTGGCCACATGTGCAAGGATAAAAAAAAGATTGTGACAAACATTTACAGAACATACTCATTAAGTGAGCTAGATTTGCCTATACATATGAAATTAGGTGTCATCATAAGACACTTCAAATCAAATCCAACACTATTCATACACTGCAAATTGTATAGCGCTGAGATATACAAAGTTCTCATTCATGTTCAGCTTCCGAGCACTTGGGTACACCACCACATGCAAATGAAGTCTGTAAACACAGCCACCACCTCTATCAGAAGATAGAGTACTTAACAATAATTATCCATGACTCCCTTACATAGAGAAAAGGAAGatggaggggaaaagagaagagaattcACTGAAAGAAGTCAACTAAAAATGATTAATCTATTTTCCTTACTTCATCATTTTCATTCAATTTCCTCAGCAGCATTTGCAAATCAGCAGGACTTCAGTCCAAGTAAAAAAGCTTTTACCAAAGATATCAAAACAAACTGCTGCTAAGGATCCAAGGGTCCCCATTCTATACTTACTATCTTTGGGTTAGCAATGGTCACAGGGTGTTCAAACTCTGTAATCTTCTTCCAAGTCACGTGGTTCAGGATACGCACCTATTTCAAGGTAAGTAGTAAGGTAGTAAGAGGGGATTGCTATGACAACATTTTGCAACTGACTTGAATGGGTTTAAATTCCTTTTTTACCTTTTCATCATAGCTGCCAATCGCCAAGAACTGACTGCTGGGACTCCAGGCAACTGACTTAATACCCAGTGACCATTCATATGCACTGTATGTGGACAGCAGACGGCCATCAAGGGAGTACAGCAAGATTTTATACTGTAACACAAATTGATTTGATTTAAAGACAATTGACACTGTTAAAAACTAACAGAGAGTATataactcctttttaaaaaaccatcCCCATCTCAATGCACAGATGTTCAAAATGGAGTTTCCCTTTTCTATATCTTATAAACTAATTCTGCAGTTATTTGTTTGGATAGTTACTaggctaacatggctgttactctgaaaccatagaatcttctgcaattttttttaaaaaaaaagatacttaaattatgaaaaaatataaGTAGGATAATTTGGTAACAATGAGTTTATATGGCAATTTAAGCAACAGTGTTTTGACGCCCATCACCAATACCTAAGTACAAAACTACAAATTGTTTCTTAAAgcccttcattttattttatttttttttaaaaggtactgCATTCTATGTAGCAGCCAGAAAACTACTTAATATATGTTCAGGAGCCCTTAATTAAGTGTTCAAGATCTTCAGAAATAATCTGTATTTTCTCATACCTCCAGACAAGTATCCCACACTGCCAACACACAGCCATTAGGAGCCCATTCAATCCCAGATAGGTCTTGAGTTTCAGTGTCAAAATGCTTCCcaaatgcaaagaaaataaaacaatgaaacagTTTTAAAAGCTGTACTTAAAATGTACGGTTGCACCTGACTTTAAAAGTAAAATCCTAAATTAGTATCACATTACctttacacatttaaaaaaacatatataAAAACATTATATATCTATCTTATTGAGCTAGCACATCCTTTTATATGTCTGAATGCATAGACTAgaaacatttcctttccttttgttaTAATACACGACATTCACTGCTTCCTTATTTTCTCCTACCAAACTATACAAAAATCAAGATCTTTTGAAACAAAGTGCACTTTGTAATAAAAAGAACACAAATTCTCGTATGTTGTAACTTGTTGTTCAGATCATCATTTTGGCAAAAGCAAGTTGTGATCATGGTGCTGCGGCAATGTATTTTACTGTCAGCAGGATTGCTTGGATTATGCCAGAACATCTGAATGCTTCTCACAGTAAAAAAAAGAATGCAGTGCTTTATCATCCCTGTATGTGGTTTCCTAAGCAGAATTCTTCTGCCTCCCCACACACCTGCAGgccaaggaagaagaagaagaaggaagcCATCAGAGGAAATGCCCCAAATCGCAGAGTCTAAAGTGGAGCATTAGAGTTGTTCAATGATTTAGTTAGACTCTACACTATGCAGAGTACACTTTAAATCTGTGCAATAGCAATGGAAGGCAAGGACATGTCTTACCCTCAGTAGTTGCCAGTCACTGCATACAAAGAGGCTAATGAAGTCTTTGCAGTCACGCCTCTCTGCTAATGCCATATAGCGACCATCCTTCGTGAAGGCTATTCCTGCCAGAGAGATTAGAAAATacagtccagaccagtaatatatatacttgtgaaactggccctattaaagcaccaaagctgaaaacaattatgagccaaatcagctggaagTAAGAATTtattcagaaaaatgtgaatgatgattGGAAATCATTTTGGCATACCtattagatgcccaaaaagcATGTTAGGCACTTCACTGAGACTCAAGCACACAAAATACTTGTCCCAAAGAGCCTATAATCTAAAAAACTGTAAACAGATGGAGTTCCCACCCTTCTCTGAAGAGTACTTCACTGTACATAGGCCAATCTTATTTCCTTCCTAGGTTTTGACCTTCATGGTAATTCAAGAAGTTTCAATCTCAGATCTCCCTTACCAAGCTTGGCTGTACCTGGTATTTTCCCTACAGAATTTCCAGTTCCCACCCTAGTTCTCTTTGCTTCTGCAAGAGGGATATTTCAGCCTCTCTTCCATCCTGCCTTCAGGTAACAAAATATACCTGCTACTGACTCAGCAGTAAATACTCAATCTTCCTACATGATTCAAACACCTGACATTAAGAGGACTCTGAGGAGCCTTGAGTCTCTGTGCAGGATCCCAGAGTCTGTCACCATTATATACACATGTATATGAGGACTGAATACAGATGCGTAACAAAAAGATGAGCAATGAGAGGGGATACTTATACTCCACattttttgttctgggtttgtgtCACAATCCAATCTCTAGCTATACAGCTACATGAAATACTATATCACTGATTTCTAGCAGACTTGGCagtggttttgttcagtatctctTCTTTTTCACTGGTGTTTGGAAGATGGACAGGTGCATATGCTAAATGTAATATTTACTTCTCGTTCCTAGTAAGACTGCGATGACTACAGATTAGCTCCCATGGTTCACACAAACAGTAATGGTAGTGCACTGGTATTGAGCTCagtaagaccttgtctacatttGTGGGGACATGTAGGGTACACGTAGCTATACCCCCCAGTATaaggcaggctgtgtccacacttgtCACCATGGTGTATAGCTAATggctctggcagcggggagctgctggagcctttcccctctgcctcctcTCTACTAGAGCCTTTCAATGAGGTAGAGAAAGCTCTGGCAGCTGGACATTAATTGCTAAAtttagcagtgtagatgtggaagacgctgcttgggcatgtagagagacATGGAGATATACACCCTAAGGTTCAGGTATGTAGGTCACTCTACTTGCCTAAGTTGTACCTCCCTGTCTaccctgctatttatacccatgctagctgggcgtgcagtgtctgtactctacatgtCGCTGTAAGTGCGGACGTACCTTAAATAAGATATGCATGTCCCTCCAAGGTGATCTACAAGCATCAGCAGAAAGGTACTTGAATACACCCTGACCATAAACGTATGCTTGATTATATGTAAATTCCATTTTCCTTTATTACCATATTAAAAATGCTTTTCCTATATTAGGTATGATACACTCACCGTGCTGACAAGCTTTGGGATACTTGATATAAGACACAGATTTTGTACACAAGGACCAGACAGTTATCCGCAGCTgttggaaagagagagacagggaaGTATTTGTTTATCTTTGCAGACAAAAAAAGTGTACAGAGAATCTCATTCAACACTAAACTTTTCACACTGGGAGGGTCtcacattaaaacaaacaaccaTGGAACCAAAACTTTTCCTAACAAAACTGTTCTACTTAAATCTTAGTGTCTCTATATTAGATTGCActtatgttttattaaaaaacctCTTTTCCCAACAAATGTATAACCCTTCTATAATGCCCTTCACATATTAGGTATTGTAATAATTGATCAAGTTAAAAACAGCCTCAAATTTAAGAGATTTATAGCGGTCCTGTTTTATTTAGTTCAGTAAAATGTTTTCAGGTAGAGTTTATATAGAAGTCATAAAATAATCAAGTTGTGTTGTATTGTAGTGTACAGAATTATCCAGGACACATAGAGATTGGGCAAACAGGAGTGCCAAAGGCTGGAGATTCCAACAAAGCAATGCATCCAGTCCTCTTCCAGACTTCTATCTAATACGCCACTTTACCCTGAagctttttagttttgttttaaaaaggagacGTAGTACCCAACCTGGTCCAGAACTCTGGCAACAGGACCCTGGGCTATATGTAGAGTGCTTAAGAAGAGATCAGGTTATTAAAAATGCAAGTGAACTTGGGAGCTATAACAAACTAGATCCCCAGTCCTACACTTGGGAAGTGTGGCCCAGATCCCCAGAGGTATTTTAAGCTCCTAGCTTCTGCTGAAATCAACC
Proteins encoded in this region:
- the WRAP73 gene encoding WD repeat-containing protein WRAP73 isoform X1, producing the protein MNFSEVFKLSSLLCKFSPDGKYLASCVQYRLIVRDVNNLQILQLYTCLDQIQYIEWSSDSLFILCAMYKRGIVQVWSLEQPDWHCKIDEGSAGLVASCWSPDGRHILNTTEFYLRITVWSLCTKSVSYIKYPKACQHGIAFTKDGRYMALAERRDCKDFISLFVCSDWQLLRHFDTETQDLSGIEWAPNGCVLAVWDTCLEYKILLYSLDGRLLSTYSAYEWSLGIKSVAWSPSSQFLAIGSYDEKVRILNHVTWKKITEFEHPVTIANPKIIVYKEMEKSPRVETESLAFPPARAQASSLFSTQSKYDISQVPVSLQYVKPVADRANPRIGIGMLAFSPDNCFLATKNDNIPNSIWIWDVQKLKLFVVLEQLYAVQLFQWDPRQPRLAICTGNSKVYLWSPAGCVSVQVPMEGDFQVLSLCWHSRGDSMALLSKDNFCMCYLEREEVK
- the WRAP73 gene encoding WD repeat-containing protein WRAP73 isoform X2, whose amino-acid sequence is MNFSEVFKLSSLLCKFSPDGKYLASCVQYRLIVRDVNNLQILQLYTCLDQIQYIEWSSDSLFILCAMYKRGIVQVWSLEQPDWHCKIDEGSAGLVASCWSPDGRHILNTTEFYLRITVWSLCTKSVSYIKYPKACQHGIAFTKDGRYMALAERRDCKDFISLFVCSDWQLLRHFDTETQDLSGIEWAPNGCVLAVWDTCLEYKILLYSLDGRLLSTYSAYEWSLGIKSVAWSPSSQFLAIGSYDEKVRILNHVTWKKITEFEHPVTIANPKIIVYKEMEKSPRVETESLAFPPARAQASSLFSTQSKYDISQVPVSLQYVKPVADRANPRIGIGMLAFSPDNCFLATKNDNIPNSIWIWDVQKLKLFVVLEQLYAVQLFQWDPRQPRLAICTGNSKVYLWSPAGCVSVQVPMEGLTRV